The sequence TTTATTAGTTAATGACCTTTAAAAGTACGTGTTACGGCCTTGCCACCCAAATTGTTCATATACAATTTGGCGTATAAACCCTCTAAGAACTCTAAGTATAACTAATCATAAAACGCGTGTCAACGTACCCATCTCAACCAGAATGACAGCGCCTATACTGCCATTTTGACCTTAAAAGATGGGCGAAAGCCAAAAAATCGGCCATTTTGACCGACAAAAGCGAGTGGTACATGATTTGACTAAAGGATGGTATCCTGCTTATGAATGCAGTTAACCAACACAACTATGAACACCTTAGCTCGCGTAAACAACATGCCGACGTTGCTCGACACTTTTTTCGGTCCTTCATTGATGACTCGCCCTTACGTAACCCGCTACGCTCAGCCTACGCTGACCACGCCAGCCGTTAACGTGAAAGATACGGAAGCCGCCTACCAGATTGACGTGGCTGCTCCCGGTGCCAAAAAAGAAGATTTCGGTTTGTCGCTGAACCAGAACGTATTGACGATCAGCTTCAAACATGAGAAAAACACGGAAGAAACCAACGATAATTACGTTCGCAAAGAATTTGCGTTCCAGTCGTTTGAGCGGAGCTTCCGGTTACCCAAAACGGTGAACGCCGAAGGCATCAAAGCCACCTACACCGACGGTATTCTGTCGGTTGAGTTGCCGAAGATGGAAGAGCCGAAGCCCGAAGTGAAGCAAATCGCCATTGCCTAATGACCCGTCCGGCGGCTTTCGTCGGATAAACAAACCAAGGCAACCGTCGACTGACGG comes from Fibrella aestuarina BUZ 2 and encodes:
- a CDS encoding Hsp20/alpha crystallin family protein translates to MNTLARVNNMPTLLDTFFGPSLMTRPYVTRYAQPTLTTPAVNVKDTEAAYQIDVAAPGAKKEDFGLSLNQNVLTISFKHEKNTEETNDNYVRKEFAFQSFERSFRLPKTVNAEGIKATYTDGILSVELPKMEEPKPEVKQIAIA